The Populus nigra chromosome 14, ddPopNigr1.1, whole genome shotgun sequence genome has a segment encoding these proteins:
- the LOC133673148 gene encoding BEL1-like homeodomain protein 2, with the protein MGIATTPPFPPILPHSKTHQLSSPILQNTKSNPSNHNSMSQDYHQGIFSFSNGGFERSSVSHQEHNQQQQHQQQQHHIAQQIRRDKLKVQSGYEQPPPALLGIEEEESSGLPVYETAGMLSEMFNFPPAGGPAAAVDLLDQPLRSNYRTQPRQQQQPVTTNDWYNSNNTQGMAVGGLGIGNSKNHSNNDSRESLAQHQHQISGINADSATAMQLFLMNPSQPRSPQSPSLSHHQPPPSTSSTLHMLLPNPSSSLQGFSTVSGGGFGATSVISPPQFTWVPDSSHVGGNTGAPLSNPTEISGVVEGQGLSLSLSSSLQHLEAAKAEELRMGDGGLLYYNQGAGGSSSSQYYKNLGGHQHHQALHLQGGVGQNHHQVHVGFGSSLGVVNVLRNSKYVKAAQELLEEFCSVGRGQFKKSKFGRQNTNPSSNNNPGGGGGSSSSTKDLPPLSAADRIEHQRRKVKLLSMLDEVDRRYNHYCEQMQMVVNSFDLVMGFGAAVPYTALAQKAMSRHFRCLKDAIAAQLKLSCELLGEKDGAGTSGITKGETPRLKLLEQSLRQQRAFHQMGMMEQEAWRPQRGLPERSVNILRAWLFEHFLHPYPSDADKHLLARQTGLSRNQVSNWFINARVRLWKPMVEDMYQQESKEDEPGAEDRERKQANNSSNNSGLAQTPTPTTTTTGSSAPAATATTIPSGKRSEINANENDPSLLAINRQCFSENQTKLSTSSSTTTTTIITPINITSATEAAPPPHAGQPFHDFADDTCRHGSIVTADYGTTSSNANAGGSTLIRFGTTTAGDVSLTLGLRHAGNMPEKSPTFSMRDFGGC; encoded by the exons ATGGGAATAGCTACAACACCTCCATTCCCTCCAATACTTCCGCACTCAAAGACTCACCAGTTAAGCTCTCCGATACTACAAAACACTAAGTCCAACCCTTCAAATCATAATTCTATGTCCCAAGATTACCATCAAGGTATCTTTTCCTTCTCGAATGGCGGTTTCGAGAGATCCTCAGTATCTCACCAAGAACATAATCAGCAGCAACaacatcagcagcagcagcatcatATAGCCCAACAGATCCGCAGGGATAAGCTTAAAGTTCAATCAGGCTATGAACAACCTCCACCGGCATTATTAggtattgaagaagaagaatcaagTGGCCTTCCGGTCTACGAAACAGCCGGTATGTTATCAGAAATGTTCAATTTCCCTCCTGCTGGCGGACCAGCCGCGGCTGTTGATTTGTTAGATCAGCCCTTGCGGTCTAATTACCGGACTCAGCcacgacaacaacaacaaccggTGACAACCAACGATTGGTATAACAGCAACAACACGCAAGGTATGGCAGTAGGAGGTTTGGGGATAGGCAATTCAAAAAATCATAGTAATAATGATAGCCGTGAAAGTTTGGCTCAACATCAGCATCAAATTTCAGGCATTAACGCAGATTCAGCTACAGCCATGCAGCTTTTTTTAATGAACCCATCACAACCAAGATCACCAcaatctccttctctttctcatCATCAACCCCCTCCTTCAACTTCTTCTACACTTCACATGTTGCTACCAAATCCTTCAAGTTCTCTTCAAGGGTTTAGTACTGTATCAGGAGGGGGATTTGGTGCTACTAGTGTTATATCTCCACCACAATTCACATGGGTTCCTGATAGTTCTCATGTAGGAGGCAATACTGGTGCTCCACTCAGTAATCCGACTGAGATTAGCGGTGTTGTTGAAGGACAAGGACTTtctttatcattatcatcatctttGCAACATTTAGAGGCAGCCAAAGCAGAAGAATTGAGGATGGGAGATGGTGGGTTATTGTATTATAATCAAGGAGCTGGTGGATCATCTTCTAGTCAATATTACAAGAATCTGGGAGGTCACCAACACCATCAAGCATTACATTTACAAGGTGGAGTGGGACAAAACCACCACCAAGTTCATGTTGGTTTTGGGTCATCATTAGGAGTGGTGAATGTTTTGAGGAATTCAAAGTATGTGAAAGCAGCACAAGAGTTGTTAGAAGAGTTTTGTAGTGTTGGAAGAGGTCAGTTCAAGAAAAGCAAATTTGGTAGACAAAACACAAACCCTAGTTCCAATAACAATCCAGGGGGCGGCGGCggctcttcttcttcaacaaaagATCTCCCTCCCTTGTCAGCTGCTGATAGAATTGAGCATCAAAGAAGGAAGGTCAAACTCCTGTCGATGCTTGATGAG GTGGATCGAAGGTACAACCATTATTGTGAGCAAATGCAAATGGTAGTGAACTCATTTGATCTAGTAATGGGTTTCGGGGCGGCGGTCCCTTACACTGCCCTTGCCCAGAAGGCAATGTCAAGACATTTTAGGTGTCTAAAAGATGCAATAGCAGCACAATTGAAGCTTAGCTGTGAGCTACTTGGAGAGAAAGATGGTGCTGGGACCTCAGGCATAACAAAAGGTGAGACACCAAGGCTTAAGTTATTAGAGCAAAGTCTAAGGCAACAAAGAGCCTTTCACCAAATGGGTATGATGGAACAAGAAGCTTGGAGACCCCAAAGAGGCTTGCCTGAACGATCTGTCAACATCTTAAGAGCCTGGCTTTTTGAGCATTTTCTCCACCC GTATCCAAGCGATGCTGATAAGCATCTGTTAGCTAGACAGACTGGTTTATCGAGGAATcag GTTTCAAACTGGTTCATTAATGCCAGGGTTCGGTTGTGGAAACCCATGGTTGAAGATATGTACCAGCAAGAATCCAAAGAAGACGAACCAGGAGCAGAAGATAGAGAAAGGAAGCAAGccaacaacagcagcaacaaTAGTGGGCTTGCACAAACACCAACGCCTACTACAACAACGACAGGATCATCAGCACCAGCTGCCACAGCAACAACCATCCCATCAGGCAAAAGATCCGAAATCAATGCCAATGAAAACGACCCTTCACTCCTTGCAATCAATAGACAATGTTTCTcggaaaaccaaacaaaactctccacctcctcctctactaccaccaccaccattattaCACCCATCAATATCACCTCCGCCACCGAGGCTGCACCACCACCTCATGCTGGACAGCCTTTCCATGACTTCGCCGACGACACATGTCGACACGGCAGCATTGTTACAGCTGATTATGGGACCACATCCAGCAATGCCAACGCTGGTGGGTCTACGCTTATAAGGTTTGGGACCACTACTGCTGGCGATGTGTCTCTCACTCTAGGGTTACGCCATGCTGGGAACATGCCTGAGAAGAGTCCTACTTTCTCCATGAGAGATTTTGGGGGCTGTTGA